DNA sequence from the Novosphingobium sp. KACC 22771 genome:
TTCCACCACGATTTCATGACTGTCGTCGGCCAGGTCGATCAACAGATCGTCTCCCTCCATCCGCCAGTCATTGCGCACCACATCATCCACCTCGACCAACAAGGCGGTCAGACCATCACCCTTTAACCGGATCGTCTGATCGCCCCGCGCATCGGGATTGCGCCGCACCGACAATTGCGCGCGCACCCGCGTTTCCTCAAGGCCAAGGCGAAATTCCAGCTCGACCTGCGGCACCAGCCATGCAGGCGGCAGGTAATCCTCGCGGCGGATCACGGCGGGGGCAACAAGCGGGGCGGCGGGCGTGTTCATGGCATCCATCATGCCCTCCTTATGTGGCCAAGCCTTTCCGAATGCCAGTATTTCCGATTAACGGCATTTCCGATTAAGATCGCGCGCATGAAAACCATGCTGATCTTTGGTCTGGGCTATACCGCCCATGCAATCGCCCGCCGCCTTGCCGATGACGGCTGGCATATCGAGGCCACGGGGCGGGCCGGAACGCTCGATTTCGCCGATCAGGACGCGGTGCGCGCCGCCATCGGGCGCGCCGATGCGGTCTTGTCCAGCGTGCCGCCAGCCGATGAACAGGACCCCGTTTTGACGCACTATGGCGCGGATCTTATCGGCGTCGGCTGGCTGGGCTATCTCTCCTCCACCGGGGTCTATGGCGATTGCGGCGGGGCGTGGGTCGATGAAACCGCGCCCGTGGTCGGCCTGGGCGGATCGGGGCGGCGCAGCGCGAGGGCGCTGGCCGATGCGGCATGGCTGGAGCGCGGGGCGCGGGTGCTGCGCCTGCCGGGGATTTACGGGCCGGGCAGATCCGCCTTCGAGCGCCTGCAATCCGGCCGCGCCCACCGCGTCGATCTGCCCGGCCAGATCTTCAGCCGCATCCATGTCGAGGATATCGCCGGCGCCGCCCATGCCGCCCTCTCCGCCCCGCCCGGCGCCTATAACATCGCCGACGACAGGCCCGCGCCCCAGAACGCCGTGATCGAGGAAGCCTGCCGCATCTCCGGCCTCCCCCTGCCTCCCCTCCTTGCCGAGCAGGACGTGCCCCCCGCCTCGCGAGCCTTCTATGCCGAGAACCGCCGCGTGGCCAATGGCAAGGCGAAGCGCGTTCTGGGCTGGCGGCCCCGGTTTGCCGATTATCGCGCGGGGTTGCGGGGGATTTGGGAGAGGGGAGAGTAGGGCTTAGGCCCCGCGTTTCTTGCCTCCGGCGGGCGTTTCTTGCCTCCGGCGGGCAAAGGGCGGGGGCCCTTTGCAATCCCGTTACGGGGTGGAGCGGGGATTTGGCGTTGCGTGTCGGGGTTTGAAGGCCTGCGGCGCTTACAGGCCCGCGCCGCAGGCTTTATTTCATCGGGCGCGTCCGACACCCAACGCCGCCCCCGATACGCCACGCATACAGTAACGGGAGCGCGAGGGACGGGTCCCTCGCATCATCCCTTCCTTCTTCAAACTTCCTTCCTCACAACCCCCGCAAAGCCTTGGCCAAAGCCATCACTTCCCCCTCCTCGCTGTTCCACGCAGTCACGAAACGCGCGGTCGTCTCGTTCCAATCGTAAAACGCAATACCGGCCTCACGCAGCGCCGCCCTTTCCGCCGCCGAGAGCGCGACAAACACCTCATTCGCCTCCACCGGATGGACCAGCCGCCCGCCCGCCGCCGCCGCGATTTCGCCCGCCGCCGCATTGGCGCGGCGGGCATTGTCCAGCCACAGGTCGCCTTTCAGCATGGCGAGGATCTGCGCGGCCAGATAGCGGCCCTTGGATTGCAGGTGACCCGCGCGCTTGCGGTTATAGCGGGTGACCTCGATCATGTCCGGGGCAAAGAAGATCAGCGCCTCGGCCCCCATCCCGCCGTTTTTGATAAAGCCGAACGACAACGCCTCGACCCCGCCATCAGCGCTGGCCGCGGCGGGCGAGCAGCCAAGATGCGCCACCGCATTG
Encoded proteins:
- a CDS encoding SDR family NAD(P)-dependent oxidoreductase; its protein translation is MKTMLIFGLGYTAHAIARRLADDGWHIEATGRAGTLDFADQDAVRAAIGRADAVLSSVPPADEQDPVLTHYGADLIGVGWLGYLSSTGVYGDCGGAWVDETAPVVGLGGSGRRSARALADAAWLERGARVLRLPGIYGPGRSAFERLQSGRAHRVDLPGQIFSRIHVEDIAGAAHAALSAPPGAYNIADDRPAPQNAVIEEACRISGLPLPPLLAEQDVPPASRAFYAENRRVANGKAKRVLGWRPRFADYRAGLRGIWERGE